GCCCTGCTGCCCCGCGTCGACCGCGAACAGGTCGACGGCGCCGGACGCCACCAGCCACAGCACCTGCGGGCCTTCGAGGTCCAGGCGGTTGAACCCGGCGCAGTCGATGCGCGAGCCCAGCTGCCCGAAGGCGCCCAGCACGAGGTCCCCGTCGTGTCCTTCGTGGGCGGTCGTCATGTCACCGTTCCCTGACCAGTGCCGCGTAGGCGCCGCCGCGCGCCACCAGTTCCTCGTGCCGCCCGCGCTCCACGACCGTGCCGTGCTGCAGGACGACGATCTCGTCGCTGTCGCGCACCGTGCTGAGCCGGTGGGCGATCACCACGCAGGCGCAGCCGCGCCGGCGCAGGTTGTCCATCACGACCAGCTCGGTCTCGGCGTCCAGCGCGCTCGTCACCTCGTCGAGCACCAGGATGCTGGGGCGGCGCACCAGCGCCCGCGCGATCTCCAGGCGCTGGCGCTGCCCGCCGGAGAAGTTGCGGCCGTCCTGCTCGACCTTGCTGTGGATGCCACCGGGGCGGCGCATGATCACGTCGTACAGGGCGGCGTCGCGCAGCGCGTCCTCCACCGCCTCGTCCGGGATCGACGGGTCCCACAGCGCCACGTTGTCGCGGACCGTGCCCTCGAAGAGGAACACGTCCTGGTCGACGAAGGAGACGGAGGCGGCGAGCGCCCCGCGCGGGATGTCCTCGATGCGCTGCCCGTCGATGCGGATCACGCCTTCCCACGGCGCGTACAGGCCGGAGATCATCCGGGACACCGTGGACTTGCCGCTGCCCGAGCCGCCGACCAGCGCCACCTGCTGCCCGGGGCCGACGGTCAGGTCGAAGCCGGTGAGCAGCGGCTTGTCGAGCGGGCTGTAGCCGAAGGTGATGTTCTCCAGCTCGACGTGGCCCTGGAGGCGGCGCGTCGACTCGCCAGCGCCGGGGCGGCCGTAGAGGGGGTCGGCCTTGAAGTTCTCCACGTCCTTCAGCCGGGCCACGTCGGCGGCGAAGTCCTGGATGCGGCCCGCGACGCCGTTCAGCCGGGTCAGCGGGGCGGTGAACCGGGTGACCAGGGCCTGGAAGGCGACCAGCAGGCCGACCGAGATGTGCCCCTCGACCGCCCGCATGCCGCCGATCCAGAGGATCAGCGCGCTGTTGAGGGTGGCGAGCGTCGGCGCGACCACGCCCAGCCAGGCGCTCGGCACGCCGAGCCGCTGCTGCTCCTCCAGGGTGGTGGCGTGCTGCCCGGCCCACTTGCGGAAGTAGCCGTCCTCGCCGCCGGTCGCCTTCATCGTCTCGATGAGCTGCAGGCCCGTGTAGGCGGTGTTGGTGAGCCGGGCCGTGTCGGCGCGCAGCTTCGCCGTGC
This genomic stretch from Streptomyces sp. Go-475 harbors:
- a CDS encoding NHLP family bacteriocin export ABC transporter peptidase/permease/ATPase subunit; translation: MSATAQENRGRRRAAPPKRKVPKAKAKTVRTPTVLQMEAVECGAASLAMVLGHYGKHVPLEELRIACGVSRDGSRASNLLKAARSYGLTAKGMQMDLAALAEVKSPAILFWEFNHYVVYDGMGRRFGRRGVYINDPGKGRRFVPMEDFDGSFTGVVLVMEPGEDFTRGGRKPGVLGAMPARLRGTAGTMPAAVLASLLLVAVGAAVPALSRTYIDEFLIGNKTSLLGVLFASMAACVLLTVVLTWLQQANLLRGRIISSTLSSARFLRHLLRLPVTFFSQRSPADLVQRLQSNDAVAETLSRDLAAAGVDAIVVVLYAVLLYTYDPQLTFVGIGVALLNIVAMRVVVRLRATRTAKLRADTARLTNTAYTGLQLIETMKATGGEDGYFRKWAGQHATTLEEQQRLGVPSAWLGVVAPTLATLNSALILWIGGMRAVEGHISVGLLVAFQALVTRFTAPLTRLNGVAGRIQDFAADVARLKDVENFKADPLYGRPGAGESTRRLQGHVELENITFGYSPLDKPLLTGFDLTVGPGQQVALVGGSGSGKSTVSRMISGLYAPWEGVIRIDGQRIEDIPRGALAASVSFVDQDVFLFEGTVRDNVALWDPSIPDEAVEDALRDAALYDVIMRRPGGIHSKVEQDGRNFSGGQRQRLEIARALVRRPSILVLDEVTSALDAETELVVMDNLRRRGCACVVIAHRLSTVRDSDEIVVLQHGTVVERGRHEELVARGGAYAALVRER